GTAGATTATAAACTCGTTACTAGAAGAACTGGTCGGTTTAAAAGAACTGTCAAGTTGGAGGATGTGTATGCTCCCTTGCAGATTTATGCGCTTTATCAGTATTCTCAATTTGATGGGCAGAGAATAGAATTGCTGAGTACTTTAAATTTCAATGAAATTTTCTGGATTGGAGGATCCTATAGGCTTAACTACGGGATGTCAGGAATCGTAGGTTTCAATATGCAGAAACTGTCTCTAAGCTATGCATATGAACCTTCAAGTAAATTAGTTGATGGAATTGCTAACGGTTCGCATGAAATTCAACTTAACATCAAAATAGGTGATAAAATCAAAAGGCTAGTCGAAAGACCTAAATTGAAATCTCTAGAAAGAACAGAAGAAAGAGCTCCAAGATTTTCCAGTCAGGATGTACAGCTAGGGGGTGATGAAGGTGAAATTAAAGATAAAAAATACTATGTTGTTGTAAAAGAATTTAATGATTTCAATTCCGCTGATCTACTAGTGAAAAAGTTGAAAAAAGATGAAGATATCACAGCAGATATATTTTTCAACAAGCAAAATGGAGTTTATTATGTATATATTTATGAAACTTTCTCCAGAAGAGAGGCAAATAAAGAGAAGAGTACAGCAGAAGAAATAACCAATTTTAAAAACATTAAAGTCATTATTGTGGATGTTAATTAATGACGCTTAAATCCATGTATGGGCCTATATGATGAAATTCAATCCAAAATATTATCTTCTATTATTTTTTGTAATTGTTGCTAATGATGTATTTGGCCAAAGCTCATTTATAGAATCTGTTGATCCAAAAAATGGATATGCAGGCCAGATTGTAAATATCACCGGTGTGGGTTTAGAGGATGCTAATAGAGTTTTTTTTGGTAGTGTTGAAGGAGAAATAGTGAGTGTAAGCGAACAGCTAATAGAAGCAAAGGTGCCTAGTGGTGCTACTTTTGATAATGTTACTGTTTTAAATTCTACTACTCGTTTATACTATAGCGGTGAGCATTTCATCCAAAGCTATGGAGGGGAACAAGGCTTGGAAAGTACGGATTTTGATCCACAGATTGATATCTTTGCAGAAAGTGGTTTGTATGATGTAACGATCAGCGATCTCGATGG
This is a stretch of genomic DNA from Marivirga harenae. It encodes these proteins:
- a CDS encoding PorP/SprF family type IX secretion system membrane protein, which codes for MSKFIFACLFFQLVTGLSSVAQELPVYNHFYLTPYLYNPAEAAASPYRNISLNQRLQWMGVEGAPMVSTLTFESPFDYKKYGLSATLRNFSRGLITTTDFLATYSYAVNLTKSSSIRFGISAGVTSNSIDFSQIQDLSDPAINNFLDNNVQPISNVGFKLETASGINIGAALPRLFKLQYANTQNFEAFEISPFEEFTIMAYYKKPVDYKLVTRRTGRFKRTVKLEDVYAPLQIYALYQYSQFDGQRIELLSTLNFNEIFWIGGSYRLNYGMSGIVGFNMQKLSLSYAYEPSSKLVDGIANGSHEIQLNIKIGDKIKRLVERPKLKSLERTEERAPRFSSQDVQLGGDEGEIKDKKYYVVVKEFNDFNSADLLVKKLKKDEDITADIFFNKQNGVYYVYIYETFSRREANKEKSTAEEITNFKNIKVIIVDVN